The DNA region TGCGTTAGAGTACAAGACAAATAAAGGGAATATTGAGCTTGAAATTGAAGAATCAACCAATCGACTGCTCGGGATCAAATTGCAAGCTTTATCTCTGGTTAAAGAGCTGTCCGAAGTAAGCGTGGAAAATCCTGAGAAAGAAACGCAGGCCATTCGCGAGAAGGTAAATTCATTTAGCCTGGACAAGTTAAAAATAGCAGCCGTAAAGCAGGCCAAGGAGATCATGAATCTGGATTTATCGGGGTACCACGCAGCGCGTGAGGAAAATAGCGGAGCCCCATCTGCTTTTCATGATGCCGTCATCTTTACCAAGAAGGGCTCTCCAACTGTAACAGGTTACTTCAACTCCAAAGGCGTTTTCTCCGGCTTTAGGATTGAGCAATGAAATGACGTAACACCTGATATATGATGATACTTAAGTCATGAACAAAGGAGCTCCTCTTGGGGCTCCTTTGTTCTGTGAATTTATTGCAAACCAAGGATCGCATATTTCCGTTTCTGCATCGGGAACTTCCGTAAATGATGAGCAGCGTGAGTGAGAACAGCAAAGACGCTCCTCTCATGAGGAACGTCCCTAGTGCTATCATCCTTGAATCAGAAGGATTACTTCAATTTGATTTTTTGTGAGTAGCTGTCGTTTTCAACGATATACAAGCCTGGATTAATCTCAAGCTCGGCACCTTCCGGTATGTTGTCATAATAATCAAATCGCTTGCTTTCTCCGGAGTTCCTTGACTGATTTTCAGAAGGTTGAATCTTGTATCCGTTAATTTTAAGACTTGTTCCTAGGAAACTGAAAGTACTGCCATTCCTTAGCTTCGTTATGACCATTAACCCATCGCCTTTCCGGTAATATTTATACTGAATCACATGATTAGCGTCAAGCTCATACTCCGCAATTTGCTCCTTGGCTGAAGGTTCCTTCAGCCGTGTCCAATTCTGCGACAGGTCTTCATGAACAATCCGGGCTTTATCCAGTTCAAGCGTAACTGGCTCATTAGAATAGTCCTGATAGGGTTGGTCCAGCATAAACATCAGGCGATTATTGTCTGCCACAAATCCATTGAGGGTAACATTTCCGACGCTCAGCTTGACATCGTCAAGCAAATACCGGCCCGCAACGGGATCGGCCGAATATCCTGAAATCTGGACAATGATGCTGGCTGGCGTGTAAATCAAGTTTGTCGGTACAAAATCAAACCCTTTCACGTTGGTTGGATCGATCTGAAGGGGAATGGTGCTCAAAGGCTGGGAAGCCTGATTCTCATCAACAGTAAACGTCAGCTCCCAGTCACCTTCAACCATCCTTACCGTTTCCGGAAAGGTGAAATACAGTTTTGCTTCAGCAATTTCCCGGTCGTCGAGACCTGAGATATCAAAGGTTTCTGAACGCAGCCCCGAAGCGGTTCCTCTGTTTGTAGGCTCGATTGTTTTATTTCCTGTCACGAGCACCATCTGATAATTGTCCTGCTCGGTCGAATTTCTCCATTCATTGAGGAATTCCTTGTGTGAATTCATACTCCTAGGGATTGAATAACGAACGACCCAATCATTGCCTACACGTGCCGAGGACTTTATCGTTACGGAAGGAAAACGATCTCCCTTCAAATCATAAGCCCTTCCATTCATTTCATCGAGCTTCCCGTTAAGAGGCATTTTGACTGTTTTCCGCAAATACAGGTCTTGAAGCTCAAGCTGATAGCGCCCCGAGATGCTGGACGGCTCTTTGCCCTGGGCTACGAAATAAGAGGCAAGCTTACCTTCACGTTGAGTAAAATTGATCTGGTTGGCAATGTACGCTTCTTTCTCTCCAGTATCCAGATTGGTCAGGGTTCCGGTGTCAAAAAATGCATAATCGTAGCCGGAACGATCGGGAATCTCCAGAGAAAGATGAAATTCCAGATCAGTAAGATCATTTTTCAACGTCGAAGGGCTGCTAAAGACGCGATCCAAATGCAAGCTGACACCGCTTTGTTCGGTGTGTTCATTTAACGTTTGTCCCACGGCCGCATTTTGAAAATTTATCATCTGCGGCAGTGAGTTCAACAGTCCTGCCTGCTGCGCGGTGATGCCAAGTACAGCAATGCCCAGCACACTCGCCAGTAGAACCGCCGGTCTGTAACGAGTCTTGGAGGATGGGATCTCCGGGTGAACAGCCTGACCTCCTGTTTCTCGTTTCCACTTCCTCTTACGCTCCTCCAATGTATGAAACATGGCTTCGAAATCCGGTTGTTCCTCCGGGTAGCGAGACAGCTTTTTTACAAAATCATCCTTTAGCTCCGGCATGCGTCTCCTCTCCTTTCCAATTACCCGATGGGTCTTCTTTCAGCATTTTTCTCATTTTCTTAAGACCACGGTTAATCCGAGATTTTACCGTGCCCAGTGGCACATTAAGCACCTCGGCTGTTTCCGGCAGCGAAAGCTCAGCGGAATAATGCAGCACAAAGGCGAGCTTGGTTTTCTTAGGCAGCTTGTCCAGCTGCAGATGCAGAGTATGTACCATTTCCCTATGCTCGAAAGTCTCCTCGACGGTTGGGGTCCGTAGCGGCATACCCAACATGAAGGAGCGGAGCTCCTTGGCCCACCCGTTTTGTCTCCTCCTTAGGAACGTATTGCACTCGTTAGCCGCTATTCGTAGCAGCCAAGCTTTCGTGTTCTGCACGTTTGTCCGGTCAGCAATCATCGCTTTGAAAAAAACATCCTGGCAGAGGTCCTCGGCATCCGCCCGGCTCTGCACCATATAGCGGCAAAATAGATACACCGTCTCCTTATACGTTTCAAACAGTTGCCTGTCATCCAACTTTTGTCACTTCCTTGTTGTTAGGATCTCCTTCTATCATATTGACGATTATCTGAATCGAAACGTTCGCATCATACGCATCAAATTCCTCACATCGAAAATGATATTAGTCACTTTAGATACTGAATGTAGGGGGGATTCCAAAACATGGTATAATCATTTTATAACGTAAAAAGAGGGGATAAAGATCAAACGCCCCGGCCTGTGAAGTGGCAGGAGCGTTTCATAACTACTGGTTTTTATAGGTCAATCCTGGAAAAACCGTATACTCGTTGATATCGAAATGCTGCAGTTTCATTGATTTTATTTTTCCTTGAGCAATTTCGATATCCCAGTATTGCCCAGAGAGTTGTTCTTCTTGCTCGACCACCCTTACTTGTACGATAACAGAGTCTTTCGTTATGCGAGCATCCATAATATCATAATCGATAATGGACGGGTACATGCCGCCAATTGGGATCATGTCAAATCCTTCAACGGTAATGGATCGGATTAGGGCATCGTCACGTGTGTCAAAGCCAACCATATAAAGCGCGATCAGGTTCTTGATATCTGCCCAGCTGTTACCTCTTAAATTGAGGTTTTGATTCCAGACATCTTCCTGAACGTCTGATTTCGTATGGATTGATACGGTTTGATTCTTTTGGTCCCAACGGACATCGGCACCTAAGGCTTTTGAAACGAAGCTTATTGGCACCAGGACCCGATTGTTATTCATTTGCGGTGCAACGTCCGTTTTCATTTCCTCACCATTCACGACGATTTTAATGGTTCCTTTGGCAAAAGCCATTCCTACCGCAGCGGTTAAAGCAATGAGCAACGCAAATAACGAAATCGAAAGCTTCTTACTCATAAAAATCCCTCATTATTTAATGTCATACATATGAAAGACGCTAAAATTTGGAGCTAGTTCGGAATTTTAAGATCAAAAATTTAAAAACAAAACGAAACTGAGGTGACATGATGGATGTGCAGTTAGTGAAACCATCAACGAAATATAAAGAGGAATATTTATCTTTTTATCAAGAATGGCTGGAAAGCAATGAAGTTATGGTGCCTTGGGTAATAACAAAGAATCCCCGCGATTTTGAGGGCATGCTGCATTTTTTTTTGAACAATGAAGAAGGTATCGATATCCCGGAAGGTTGGG from Paenibacillus ihbetae includes:
- a CDS encoding copper amine oxidase N-terminal domain-containing protein; this encodes MSKKLSISLFALLIALTAAVGMAFAKGTIKIVVNGEEMKTDVAPQMNNNRVLVPISFVSKALGADVRWDQKNQTVSIHTKSDVQEDVWNQNLNLRGNSWADIKNLIALYMVGFDTRDDALIRSITVEGFDMIPIGGMYPSIIDYDIMDARITKDSVIVQVRVVEQEEQLSGQYWDIEIAQGKIKSMKLQHFDINEYTVFPGLTYKNQ
- a CDS encoding RNA polymerase sigma factor, which translates into the protein MDDRQLFETYKETVYLFCRYMVQSRADAEDLCQDVFFKAMIADRTNVQNTKAWLLRIAANECNTFLRRRQNGWAKELRSFMLGMPLRTPTVEETFEHREMVHTLHLQLDKLPKKTKLAFVLHYSAELSLPETAEVLNVPLGTVKSRINRGLKKMRKMLKEDPSGNWKGEETHAGAKG